A region of Spiribacter roseus DNA encodes the following proteins:
- a CDS encoding helix-turn-helix transcriptional regulator — MAARQRVYSPHTREAVALLGRLVRTGRIERRMTASDVSERAGITRVTLRRIENGDPGTDIGLYFEAATIVGVPLFSASPAELRRANREAADRLTLLPRHAHSPRVDDDF; from the coding sequence ATGGCCGCCAGGCAAAGAGTCTATTCACCGCACACCCGTGAGGCGGTCGCGCTACTGGGCCGGCTTGTGCGCACCGGCCGGATCGAGCGGCGCATGACCGCATCCGATGTATCCGAGCGCGCAGGCATTACCCGTGTGACGCTGCGGCGCATTGAAAACGGTGACCCGGGCACGGATATCGGGCTTTATTTCGAGGCCGCCACCATTGTGGGTGTGCCGCTTTTCAGTGCGAGCCCGGCAGAGCTGCGGCGCGCCAACCGTGAAGCCGCGGATCGACTGACGCTCCTGCCACGTCATGCCCACTCCCCCAGAGTGGATGATGATTTCTAG
- a CDS encoding ABC transporter permease: MSASVADHLKTGPQLSGRFIAVWLRNLRVWRKLMLPSLLGNFGEPVLYLLALGYGLGQFVGEVESMPYMVFLASGIVCSAAMTGATFEALYSAYTRLTQQQTWAAMLAAPMNVDDVVLGEIAWAATKALINASAIVLVAAVLGLVAGPEALLVLPVILLAGFSFAGIAMIVTAISPSYDFFLYYFTLVMTPMLLLSGVFFPLSGLPDAVGIGAQFLPLAHVVMLVRPLMTGTAVDAPVLHLAVILGYAVGSYWISAALARRRLIR, from the coding sequence ATGAGTGCGAGTGTTGCGGATCATCTGAAAACCGGCCCACAGCTCAGTGGCCGGTTCATTGCCGTGTGGCTGCGCAACCTGCGGGTCTGGCGCAAGCTCATGCTGCCCTCGCTGCTGGGCAACTTCGGCGAGCCGGTGCTGTATCTGCTGGCACTCGGTTATGGACTGGGGCAGTTCGTCGGCGAAGTCGAGTCCATGCCCTATATGGTGTTCCTGGCGAGCGGCATCGTCTGCTCAGCGGCGATGACCGGCGCCACCTTCGAGGCGCTCTACTCCGCCTACACCCGGCTCACCCAACAGCAGACCTGGGCGGCGATGCTCGCCGCGCCGATGAACGTCGATGATGTGGTGCTGGGCGAGATCGCCTGGGCGGCCACCAAGGCGCTGATCAACGCCAGCGCCATCGTCCTGGTCGCCGCCGTGCTGGGTCTGGTCGCCGGGCCCGAGGCGCTGCTGGTGCTGCCGGTGATCCTGCTCGCGGGGTTTTCGTTTGCCGGCATCGCGATGATCGTCACCGCGATTTCGCCGAGCTACGATTTCTTCCTGTACTACTTCACATTGGTGATGACGCCGATGCTGCTGCTCTCGGGCGTGTTCTTTCCGCTATCGGGGCTGCCCGATGCGGTGGGCATCGGCGCGCAGTTCCTGCCGCTCGCGCATGTGGTCATGCTGGTGCGCCCGCTGATGACCGGCACGGCCGTCGACGCACCGGTGCTGCATCTGGCGGTGATCCTGGGCTATGCGGTGGGCAGCTACTGGATCAGCGCGGCCCTGGCGCGGCGACGGCTGATCCGCTGA
- the rpiA gene encoding ribose-5-phosphate isomerase RpiA — MSVDTQKRAAAEAAVERIEPGSVIGVGSGSTVDQFIDALAASDTRIEAAVAASEASAERLRNHGIEVRDANSVSELSIYVDGADEISRHLQMIKGGGGALTREKVIAAIARRFVCIVDESKWVRALGDFPLPVEVVPMARSYVGRQLLKHGGRPTLREGFTTDNGNVILDVQGLDCAEPIALERALNNIAGVVTNGLFAARPADELLVGTDTGVQRFTAA, encoded by the coding sequence ATGAGCGTCGACACCCAGAAACGCGCCGCCGCCGAAGCCGCCGTCGAGCGCATCGAGCCCGGCAGTGTGATTGGCGTGGGCAGCGGCTCCACCGTCGATCAGTTCATCGACGCCCTCGCCGCCAGCGACACCCGGATCGAGGCCGCCGTCGCCGCTTCCGAGGCCAGCGCCGAGCGCCTGCGCAACCACGGCATCGAAGTCCGCGACGCCAACAGCGTCAGCGAACTGAGCATTTACGTGGACGGCGCCGACGAGATCTCCCGCCACCTGCAGATGATCAAGGGCGGCGGCGGCGCGCTGACCCGCGAGAAAGTCATCGCCGCCATCGCCCGGCGGTTCGTCTGCATTGTCGATGAAAGCAAATGGGTGCGCGCGCTCGGCGACTTCCCACTGCCCGTGGAAGTGGTCCCCATGGCCCGCTCCTACGTCGGCCGGCAACTGCTCAAACACGGCGGGCGGCCCACGCTGCGTGAGGGGTTCACCACCGACAACGGCAACGTCATCCTCGATGTGCAGGGTCTGGACTGCGCCGAGCCCATTGCGCTGGAGCGCGCGCTCAATAACATCGCCGGCGTGGTCACCAATGGCCTGTTCGCCGCCCGTCCGGCGGATGAACTGCTCGTCGGCACCGACACCGGCGTGCAGCGTTTCACCGCCGCCTGA
- a CDS encoding adenine phosphoribosyltransferase, whose translation MIEDRDAAVAQVQGLIRDIPDFPKPGILFKDITPLLGDAEGFKTAVDLLAQDLQGPVPEYIVGTESRGFIFGAALAYRIGAGFIPVRKPGKLPSDVYACEYQLEYGTDALEVHRDALGQGARTLIVDDLLATGGTARATGDLLRRLGAEMLGYSFIIELGFLNAREHMTDAPVHSLIQY comes from the coding sequence ATGATCGAGGACCGGGACGCCGCCGTCGCTCAGGTGCAGGGGCTGATCCGGGACATTCCCGACTTCCCCAAGCCGGGAATCCTTTTCAAGGACATCACGCCGCTGCTCGGCGATGCCGAGGGCTTTAAAACGGCCGTGGATCTGCTGGCGCAGGACCTGCAGGGTCCGGTGCCGGAGTACATCGTCGGCACTGAGTCACGCGGGTTCATCTTTGGCGCCGCGCTTGCGTACCGCATTGGCGCCGGCTTCATCCCTGTGCGCAAGCCCGGCAAGCTGCCGTCCGACGTCTACGCCTGCGAGTATCAGCTTGAATACGGCACCGACGCGCTTGAGGTGCATCGCGATGCACTGGGTCAGGGCGCCCGCACGCTGATCGTGGACGATCTGCTGGCCACCGGGGGAACGGCTCGGGCCACCGGGGATCTGCTGCGTCGCCTGGGGGCGGAGATGCTCGGCTACAGCTTCATCATCGAGCTGGGTTTTCTCAACGCCCGCGAACACATGACCGACGCGCCGGTGCACTCGCTGATCCAGTATTGA
- a CDS encoding efflux RND transporter permease subunit: protein MKFTDIFIHRPVLATVISLLILLAGVRSLDLLEVRQYPSTENTVVTVTTTFPGADSELVQGFITQPLQQAIAEAGGIDYITSESRQGQSTIEVNMALNYDANAAVSEIQAKVASQRNVLPADAQDPVIESSTGDQTALMYLAIYSESVKIPEITDFVNRVIQPQVQALDGVAKARVFGRSPAMRIWLDPQRMAALNVTASEVRDVLRANNYQAGIGNTKGPYTRINLSVTTDVSDPDAFQRLVIREENGTVVRLDDVADTDFGSETYASAAWYKGQPSVFIAVEQAPGANPLDVAGEVQQTMPNLRSQLPQDMQLALPYDASKFIEDSINEVFKTIAEAVLIVLVVIFLTIGSIRAAIVPSLAVPLSLVGAATIMIALGYSLNLLTLLSMVLAIGLVVDDAIIVVENIHRHIEEGYSNVDAAIMGARELAVPIIAMTTTLLAVYAPIGFMGGLIGTLFTEFAFTLAGSVLISGIIALTFSPMVSAAVLKPGGKAGRFEQFVERMFNGLAAAYQRSLHSLLDTKSVLIVFGVIVLASNYFMFTTSQSELAPTEDQSILFFQGTAPRTATFDYLATFAERYQTEAESIPEYSETFMILGGLSPDTVFGGVKMVPTSERERSQTEVQQEVTAKFTPNPGLDTAVFPRPSLPGSGGGLPVQFVLTTSAGYEALDNVATDFIGQAMGSGNFLFLRKSVEFDRPLTTVEVNRDKAADMGISMEQLGSSLSGMLGGGYVNRFNLDGRSYKVIPQVDRPFRANAAMLEEYYIETPQGESVPLSSLVTLKESVVPSSRNQFQQLNSVTLEGIPAPGVPLGDALNYLATTADQVLPASYNVDYTGQSRQFADQGGALVLTFFLSMLVIYLVLAAQFESWRDPAIILVSVPLSIAGALAFITLGFATVNIYTQVGLITLIGVVAKNGILIVEFANNLQIKQGLGKRAAVEQAATIRLRPIIMTSLALIMAMVPLLIATGAGAVSRFQIGLTIATGLGIGTLFTLFVLPAFYLVLGQDHNAHKSEATAA, encoded by the coding sequence ATGAAATTCACCGACATCTTCATCCATCGCCCGGTGCTGGCGACGGTGATCAGCCTGCTGATCCTGCTGGCCGGTGTGCGCTCGCTGGACCTACTCGAGGTGCGCCAGTACCCGTCCACCGAGAACACGGTGGTCACCGTCACCACCACCTTCCCGGGCGCCGACAGCGAGCTGGTGCAGGGCTTCATCACCCAGCCGCTGCAGCAGGCCATCGCCGAGGCCGGTGGCATCGACTACATCACCTCGGAAAGCCGCCAGGGCCAGTCCACCATCGAGGTGAACATGGCCCTCAACTACGACGCCAACGCGGCGGTCTCCGAGATACAGGCCAAGGTGGCCAGCCAGCGCAATGTGCTGCCCGCCGACGCCCAGGACCCGGTGATCGAGTCGAGCACCGGCGATCAGACGGCGCTCATGTATCTGGCGATCTACAGCGAGTCGGTCAAGATCCCCGAGATCACCGATTTCGTGAACCGCGTCATCCAGCCCCAGGTCCAGGCGCTGGACGGGGTGGCCAAGGCCCGGGTGTTCGGGCGCTCGCCGGCCATGCGCATCTGGCTCGACCCGCAGCGCATGGCGGCGCTCAACGTCACCGCCAGCGAAGTCCGCGACGTGCTGCGTGCCAACAACTACCAGGCCGGCATTGGCAACACCAAGGGGCCGTACACCCGCATCAACCTGTCGGTGACCACCGATGTGAGCGATCCCGACGCCTTCCAGCGCCTGGTGATCCGCGAAGAGAACGGCACCGTGGTGCGCCTTGATGATGTGGCCGATACGGACTTCGGCTCCGAGACCTATGCCTCGGCGGCCTGGTACAAGGGCCAGCCCTCGGTGTTCATCGCCGTCGAGCAGGCTCCCGGCGCCAACCCGCTGGATGTGGCCGGCGAAGTCCAGCAGACGATGCCCAACCTGCGCAGTCAGCTACCGCAGGACATGCAGCTCGCGCTGCCGTATGACGCGAGCAAGTTCATCGAAGACTCCATCAACGAGGTGTTCAAGACCATCGCCGAGGCGGTGCTGATCGTGCTCGTGGTGATCTTCCTGACCATCGGCTCGATCCGCGCGGCCATCGTGCCGTCGCTGGCGGTGCCGCTGTCGCTGGTGGGCGCGGCCACCATCATGATCGCGCTGGGCTATTCGCTGAACCTGCTCACGCTGCTGTCCATGGTGCTCGCCATCGGGCTGGTGGTGGACGACGCGATCATCGTTGTCGAGAACATCCACCGCCATATCGAGGAAGGCTACTCCAACGTCGATGCCGCCATTATGGGCGCGCGCGAACTGGCCGTGCCCATCATCGCCATGACCACGACCCTGCTCGCGGTCTACGCGCCCATCGGCTTCATGGGCGGGCTGATCGGAACGCTGTTCACCGAGTTCGCCTTCACCCTGGCCGGGTCGGTGCTCATCTCGGGCATCATCGCGCTGACCTTCTCGCCCATGGTCTCGGCCGCCGTGCTCAAGCCCGGCGGCAAGGCGGGGCGGTTTGAGCAGTTCGTCGAGCGCATGTTCAACGGCCTGGCCGCCGCCTATCAGCGCAGCCTGCACAGCCTGCTCGACACCAAGAGCGTGCTCATCGTGTTCGGCGTGATCGTGCTGGCCTCGAACTACTTCATGTTCACCACCAGCCAGAGCGAGCTGGCGCCCACCGAGGATCAGAGCATCCTGTTCTTCCAGGGCACCGCACCGCGCACCGCCACTTTCGATTATCTGGCGACGTTCGCCGAGCGCTACCAGACCGAAGCGGAGAGCATCCCCGAGTACAGCGAGACGTTCATGATCCTCGGCGGCCTGTCGCCGGATACGGTGTTCGGCGGCGTCAAGATGGTGCCCACCAGCGAGCGCGAGCGCAGCCAGACCGAGGTGCAGCAGGAGGTGACCGCCAAGTTCACGCCCAACCCGGGGCTCGACACCGCGGTGTTCCCGCGGCCGAGTCTGCCGGGCTCGGGCGGCGGGCTGCCCGTGCAGTTCGTGCTGACCACCTCGGCCGGCTACGAGGCGCTGGATAACGTCGCCACCGATTTCATCGGCCAGGCCATGGGCAGCGGCAACTTCCTGTTCCTGCGCAAGTCCGTGGAGTTCGACCGACCGCTGACCACGGTCGAGGTCAACCGCGACAAGGCCGCCGACATGGGCATCAGCATGGAGCAGCTCGGCAGCAGCCTGTCGGGGATGCTCGGTGGCGGCTACGTCAACCGCTTCAATCTGGACGGGCGCAGCTACAAGGTCATCCCCCAGGTTGATCGCCCGTTCCGGGCCAATGCGGCGATGCTCGAGGAATACTACATCGAGACCCCCCAGGGCGAATCGGTGCCACTCTCAAGCCTGGTGACCCTCAAGGAATCGGTGGTCCCAAGCTCACGCAACCAGTTCCAGCAGCTCAACTCGGTGACGCTTGAGGGGATCCCGGCGCCGGGCGTGCCGCTGGGGGATGCACTCAACTACCTCGCGACCACCGCCGATCAGGTCCTGCCGGCAAGCTATAACGTCGACTACACCGGCCAGTCGCGGCAGTTCGCCGATCAGGGCGGCGCGCTGGTGCTGACGTTCTTCCTGTCGATGCTGGTGATCTATCTGGTGCTCGCCGCACAGTTCGAAAGCTGGCGCGATCCGGCGATCATCCTGGTCTCGGTGCCGCTCAGTATTGCCGGGGCGCTGGCGTTCATCACCCTTGGCTTCGCCACGGTGAACATCTACACCCAGGTGGGGCTGATCACGCTGATCGGTGTCGTCGCCAAGAACGGCATCCTGATCGTGGAGTTCGCCAACAACCTGCAGATCAAGCAGGGCCTCGGCAAGCGCGCGGCGGTTGAACAGGCGGCCACCATCCGCCTGCGGCCGATCATCATGACCTCGCTGGCGCTGATCATGGCCATGGTGCCGCTGCTCATCGCCACCGGCGCGGGCGCGGTCAGCCGCTTCCAGATCGGTCTGACCATCGCCACGGGGCTTGGCATCGGCACGCTCTTCACGCTGTTCGTGCTGCCCGCCTTCTACCTGGTGCTGGGGCAGGACCACAACGCCCACAAGTCGGAGGCGACAGCGGCCTGA
- a CDS encoding type II toxin-antitoxin system Phd/YefM family antitoxin, which translates to MKDWQVQEAKARFADLIRAAGDSPQEITYHGKPIAVVMSRDAYDHLTAPRESLVDFMRRSPIYGAEDIEFERRDSLPREVDL; encoded by the coding sequence ATGAAAGATTGGCAGGTACAGGAAGCAAAGGCGCGCTTCGCCGATTTAATACGTGCGGCAGGCGACTCCCCTCAGGAGATCACATACCACGGCAAACCGATCGCGGTTGTGATGTCGCGGGACGCCTACGATCACCTCACCGCCCCTCGTGAATCGCTGGTTGACTTCATGCGGCGATCCCCGATCTACGGCGCAGAGGATATCGAGTTTGAGCGGCGAGACAGCTTGCCGCGTGAGGTCGATCTTTGA
- the ilvA gene encoding threonine ammonia-lyase, biosynthetic gives MQSYLQRILTASVYDVAEQTPLVTATNLSRRLDNNILLKREDMQPVFSFKIRGAYNKIASLSQAERDKGVICSSAGNHAQGVAISAQKLGIKATIVMPRTTPSIKVDAVRNFGGRVVLHGDNYDAAKAHAAKLIEERGLTFIPPYDDPDVIAGQGTVGMEILSQHPQPIDAVFVPVGGGGLIAGIAAYIKQLRPDIRIIAVEPEDAPTLERAMAAGERVTLDQVGIFADGVAVRQIGEETFRIARELVDECMLVSTDEICAGIKDIFEDTRTVMEPAGALAVAGIKKYIEQRGVTGQTLVGINCGANMNFSRLGHVAERAELGEHREAVLAVTIPERPGSFREFCETIGNRAITEFNYRFAHADEAHVFAGIGLNDGLAERDEVVEALRAKGYPVLDLTDDEMSKVHVRHMVGGRGHNVDHEVLYQVRFPERPGALLNFLKRLGRRWNISLFHYRNHGADYGRVLVGIQVPPEQREKFEESLDKLGYPYRNESDNPAYGLFLS, from the coding sequence ATGCAATCCTATCTTCAACGTATTCTGACAGCGAGCGTCTACGATGTCGCTGAGCAGACGCCGCTTGTCACTGCCACCAACCTGTCGCGGCGCCTGGATAACAATATCCTGCTCAAACGCGAGGACATGCAGCCGGTGTTCTCGTTCAAGATCCGCGGGGCGTACAACAAGATCGCGAGCCTGAGCCAGGCCGAGCGGGACAAAGGTGTGATCTGCTCGTCCGCCGGCAATCACGCGCAGGGGGTGGCGATCTCGGCGCAGAAGCTTGGCATCAAGGCGACCATCGTCATGCCCCGGACCACGCCGAGCATCAAGGTGGACGCGGTGCGCAACTTTGGCGGTCGGGTGGTGCTGCATGGCGATAACTACGATGCCGCCAAGGCCCATGCCGCCAAGCTGATCGAGGAGCGCGGGCTGACGTTCATCCCGCCCTATGATGACCCGGACGTGATCGCGGGGCAGGGCACGGTGGGCATGGAGATCCTCAGCCAGCATCCCCAGCCCATTGATGCGGTGTTCGTGCCGGTGGGCGGTGGCGGTCTGATCGCCGGGATTGCGGCGTATATCAAGCAGTTGCGCCCGGATATCCGCATCATCGCGGTGGAGCCCGAGGACGCGCCGACGCTCGAGCGGGCGATGGCCGCGGGCGAGCGGGTCACGCTGGATCAGGTGGGCATCTTCGCCGACGGCGTAGCCGTGCGCCAGATCGGTGAGGAGACGTTCCGGATCGCCCGCGAGCTGGTGGATGAGTGCATGCTGGTGAGCACCGATGAGATCTGCGCCGGCATCAAGGACATCTTCGAGGACACCCGCACGGTGATGGAGCCGGCCGGTGCGCTGGCGGTGGCGGGGATCAAGAAGTACATCGAGCAGCGCGGTGTGACCGGCCAGACGCTGGTGGGCATCAACTGTGGCGCCAACATGAACTTCTCACGCCTGGGGCATGTGGCGGAGCGCGCCGAGCTGGGCGAGCATCGCGAGGCGGTGCTGGCGGTGACGATCCCGGAGCGGCCGGGGAGTTTTCGTGAGTTCTGCGAGACCATCGGCAACCGCGCCATCACTGAGTTCAACTATCGCTTCGCGCACGCCGATGAGGCGCATGTATTCGCTGGGATCGGCCTGAATGATGGCCTGGCTGAGCGCGACGAGGTGGTTGAGGCGCTGCGGGCGAAGGGCTATCCGGTGCTGGATCTGACCGATGATGAGATGTCGAAGGTGCATGTGCGGCACATGGTGGGTGGCCGCGGGCATAACGTCGATCACGAGGTGCTCTATCAGGTGCGCTTTCCGGAGCGCCCCGGCGCGCTGCTGAACTTTCTCAAGCGCCTGGGACGGCGCTGGAATATCTCGCTGTTCCATTACCGCAACCATGGCGCGGACTATGGCCGGGTGCTGGTGGGGATCCAGGTGCCGCCCGAGCAGCGGGAGAAGTTTGAGGAAAGCCTCGACAAGCTGGGCTATCCGTATCGGAATGAGTCGGATAATCCGGCGTATGGGTTATTCCTGAGCTAG
- a CDS encoding cysteine-rich CWC family protein, whose product MPDHEPKRCPRCGNDFECRLGTIHRCQCVDITLSDDMREAVAAAYDDCLCRTCLLALSRDDTPAVSRYHAVAQGLRRR is encoded by the coding sequence ATGCCTGATCATGAGCCCAAGCGCTGTCCCCGTTGCGGCAACGACTTCGAGTGCCGGCTGGGCACGATCCACCGCTGCCAGTGTGTCGACATTACCCTGAGCGATGATATGCGCGAGGCGGTGGCCGCTGCGTATGATGACTGCCTGTGTCGCACCTGCCTGCTGGCGCTGTCGCGTGACGACACTCCGGCGGTTTCCCGCTACCATGCAGTGGCCCAAGGATTGAGGAGACGCTAG
- a CDS encoding ATP-binding cassette domain-containing protein, whose amino-acid sequence MAAVTARGLTRTYGTTTVVDGIDLTIEAGECFALLGPNGAGKTTTLRMLLGLTPPSSGEVTVLGEPIPKRARAMRERAGIVPQFDNLDPDFSVRENLITYGAYYGARRKVVEARMDSLLAFAELTERADDPIQGLSGGMKRRLTLARALVNDPELLALDEPSTGLDPQARQHIWERMHTLRRQGRTLLLTTHYMEEAERLCDRAAIIDHGRIVACDSPSALIAAHIEPHVVELRGDQAMQWMGRMNAAGDIDAEVRGHAGVGSGLEPLTAAGFRVEPVGETVLIYGQDREALIQRIEALIGPGYLYRPASLEDVFLRLTGRELRD is encoded by the coding sequence ATGGCGGCGGTGACGGCTCGGGGGCTGACCCGGACCTACGGCACGACGACGGTGGTGGATGGCATTGACCTGACCATCGAGGCGGGTGAGTGCTTTGCGCTGCTGGGGCCGAACGGTGCCGGCAAGACCACCACACTGCGCATGCTGCTGGGGCTCACACCCCCCAGCAGCGGCGAGGTGACCGTGCTCGGCGAGCCCATCCCGAAGCGGGCCCGGGCCATGCGCGAGCGCGCCGGCATCGTGCCCCAGTTCGACAACCTCGACCCCGACTTCAGTGTGCGCGAAAACCTCATCACCTACGGCGCCTATTATGGCGCACGGCGTAAGGTGGTGGAGGCGCGGATGGATTCGCTCCTTGCCTTCGCCGAGCTGACCGAGCGGGCCGATGACCCCATCCAGGGGCTGTCCGGTGGCATGAAGCGCCGCCTGACGCTTGCCCGGGCCCTGGTCAACGACCCGGAGCTGCTCGCCCTGGACGAGCCCAGTACCGGCCTTGACCCCCAGGCCCGCCAGCATATCTGGGAGCGCATGCACACGCTGCGCCGCCAGGGCCGCACCCTGCTGCTGACCACCCATTACATGGAAGAGGCCGAGCGGCTCTGCGACCGCGCCGCGATCATCGATCACGGCCGCATCGTCGCCTGCGACAGTCCCTCGGCGCTGATCGCCGCGCACATCGAGCCGCATGTGGTGGAACTGCGCGGCGATCAGGCCATGCAGTGGATGGGGCGGATGAACGCCGCCGGCGACATCGACGCCGAGGTGCGCGGTCATGCCGGCGTCGGCAGCGGCCTCGAGCCGCTGACCGCGGCGGGATTCCGGGTGGAGCCGGTGGGCGAGACGGTGCTGATCTACGGCCAGGATCGCGAGGCGTTGATCCAGCGCATCGAGGCACTGATCGGGCCGGGGTATCTCTACCGGCCGGCGAGCCTCGAGGATGTCTTTCTGCGCCTGACCGGACGGGAGCTCCGCGACTAA
- a CDS encoding TraR/DksA family transcriptional regulator — MDEDIDIPHFRQRLHEMRAEIEGQAQARDDSRATVELDQTRVGRLSRMDALQQQAMAEATNERAQLTLTHITSALQRCDDGTYGECLRCGELINPRRLEVDPAATLCIDCAD; from the coding sequence ATGGACGAAGACATCGACATCCCCCACTTCCGGCAGCGGCTGCACGAGATGCGTGCTGAAATCGAAGGACAGGCGCAGGCTCGCGACGACTCGCGGGCGACCGTGGAGCTGGATCAGACCCGCGTGGGGCGGCTATCGCGCATGGACGCCCTTCAACAGCAGGCAATGGCCGAGGCCACCAACGAGCGCGCGCAACTCACGCTCACGCACATCACCTCCGCCCTGCAACGCTGCGATGACGGCACCTACGGCGAGTGCCTGCGCTGCGGCGAGCTCATCAACCCGCGGCGGCTTGAGGTGGATCCCGCCGCGACGCTGTGCATCGACTGCGCGGACTGA
- a CDS encoding HigA family addiction module antitoxin has protein sequence MNPQDEWEAPMPPGDVLGHEFMIARGLKPASLARALRVPVNRITDILAGKRRITAPTALLLADYFETSPEFWLRLQMDYDLRLARRNRRQHSAFKTMMNSSRAP, from the coding sequence ATGAATCCGCAGGATGAGTGGGAAGCCCCGATGCCGCCCGGCGACGTGCTCGGCCATGAGTTCATGATCGCGCGTGGCCTGAAGCCCGCGTCCCTGGCCCGGGCGCTGCGGGTGCCGGTTAACCGCATCACTGATATCCTCGCCGGCAAACGCCGCATCACGGCCCCGACCGCCCTGCTGCTCGCGGACTACTTCGAGACCTCGCCGGAATTCTGGCTGCGGCTTCAGATGGACTATGACCTGCGTCTGGCCCGGCGTAACCGCCGGCAGCACTCGGCGTTCAAGACCATGATGAACAGCAGTCGGGCGCCGTGA
- a CDS encoding ElyC/SanA/YdcF family protein: MFLFTKLAGALLKPLSLVVIALLVGLLMAAFTRFRRTGLALMGVTTLALALISWWPVSNSLMAPLEGVYTPIEVSAPDGAVGQVMPSDVAAIVVLGGGAVDDPSLPLSAQLSATSLQRLIEGIRLWRMRPDALLVTSGALPRGRSQAAIAADMAVALGVPRGQIRMLPAARNTEEEAAAYAEWVSARDGNTAGFRQPVVVSSASHLPRAIAAFDHEGIEPRPAPTAHRAIPQQFARPGDFAPSADDLRTTEAAWHEYLGRMWAWLRGGK, from the coding sequence GTGTTCCTTTTCACAAAACTCGCCGGCGCGCTTTTAAAGCCGCTCAGCCTGGTCGTGATCGCCCTGCTGGTGGGGCTTTTGATGGCCGCGTTCACGCGCTTCCGGCGTACCGGTCTGGCGCTGATGGGGGTGACAACGTTGGCGCTCGCCTTGATCAGTTGGTGGCCGGTGTCGAACAGCCTGATGGCGCCGCTGGAAGGCGTGTATACGCCCATTGAGGTGAGCGCACCCGACGGAGCCGTGGGCCAGGTAATGCCCAGCGACGTCGCAGCCATCGTGGTGCTGGGCGGCGGCGCCGTGGATGATCCCTCGCTCCCGTTGAGCGCGCAGCTCTCGGCGACATCCCTGCAGCGACTCATCGAGGGCATTCGGCTGTGGCGGATGCGGCCCGATGCCTTGCTGGTGACCAGCGGCGCCCTGCCGCGCGGCCGGTCCCAGGCCGCTATCGCCGCGGATATGGCCGTGGCGCTGGGCGTGCCGCGGGGGCAGATCCGGATGCTGCCGGCGGCGCGGAATACCGAGGAGGAGGCGGCGGCTTATGCCGAATGGGTGAGTGCCCGCGACGGCAACACCGCGGGCTTTCGTCAGCCTGTGGTGGTCAGCTCGGCGAGTCATCTGCCGCGGGCCATCGCCGCGTTTGATCACGAAGGCATTGAACCACGACCGGCCCCGACCGCCCATCGGGCCATCCCACAGCAGTTCGCCCGCCCGGGTGACTTCGCGCCGAGCGCCGATGACCTGCGCACCACCGAGGCCGCCTGGCATGAGTATCTGGGCCGGATGTGGGCGTGGCTGCGGGGAGGGAAATAG
- a CDS encoding DUF2905 domain-containing protein yields MQKALITLGIAILIIGLLWPVISKLGLGRLPGDIVIRREGFTGYFPITTSIIVSIVVSVVIWWFRR; encoded by the coding sequence ATGCAAAAGGCCCTGATCACCCTCGGTATCGCGATTCTGATCATCGGTCTGCTCTGGCCGGTGATCAGCAAACTCGGCCTCGGTCGGCTGCCGGGGGATATCGTGATCCGCCGCGAGGGATTCACCGGCTACTTCCCGATCACCACCTCGATCATCGTCAGCATCGTGGTGTCAGTAGTTATCTGGTGGTTTCGGCGTTAG
- a CDS encoding DUF1289 domain-containing protein, with amino-acid sequence MSASSPCISICEVDNGRCIGCGRTETEIVEWRDYPEDKRLAIMDRLEREAANGGWLADDAFSTATRPGAARSSTPRSSTPNA; translated from the coding sequence ATGAGCGCATCGTCACCCTGCATCAGCATCTGCGAAGTCGATAATGGCCGCTGCATCGGCTGCGGACGCACCGAGACCGAGATCGTTGAATGGCGCGACTATCCCGAAGACAAGCGCCTGGCCATCATGGATCGGCTCGAGCGCGAGGCCGCCAATGGCGGCTGGCTCGCCGATGATGCCTTCAGCACCGCAACCCGCCCCGGCGCGGCGCGAAGCTCAACCCCGCGAAGCTCAACCCCGAATGCCTGA